GCTAGATACAGCCGACCATGAACTATCccaactggtttttttttctagtggACTAGCGTATCTGTCGAGCCCTGTTCATAACAGTTACATTCATTAATTCATCTATCTGTGAATAATTACAATtgtatagctacacttttaataaaatatgacattaaaacagtagacttagttaatgtccACTATTCATCATTCTAtctaaaaaaactcaataacaatttatttttaattccgtctttttttatgattgtataatatattacagtatttctcaaatgggggtaagCGTACTCCTTGGGTTACTTGGAGAAACTCcagggggtacttgagattttgaaagaatattttacaagtggtagatagttcaggggtgtccgcaggaggTGAGccggaggggctgtagcccaccaaattaatgaatttttgttttttaatagaaaatttaatattatttgtttttttttttttccaaaaaagtttaatacttgaaatttaatttaattttttgtgaatagctatggatttttaaaatttcatatttgaaattttttcccaaaaaaatcattttttgagaacagccgtggattttgaattttttttccaaaaaaataaatttttttgtgaatagctaagaatatttggaattttttatcaaaaaatttaatttttgaaattttatacaaaaaaattcaatttttggatttcttacaaaaaaattgtaaaaaccaAGGCCCccttcaaatataatcctgtggacgtcATTGAATCTAAATGCTTTGTGCTTGAAAGGGGTTACTTgggttaaattaatattttacaagttgtacatcactaaaaaagtttgagaatccCTGAACtaaaatatcggagcaaataTCGAAATTTATGAGAATTTTCTCCTATACCGATACGATGcagatattacatattttttccaatatatcaCTTTTCCGATTTGATCCGATATATCAGCCCACGTCTAATAGGAACAGGCGATCTTGCTAACCTTTTACCTAAATGCTGCTTTTTAGATTGAATCCTCTGGCCAAGATTATGGTTATTTTACCAATCCCATTCTGCTGAATAGATTGCCTCAATTGATTTTACTTCTTggaggtatttattttttcatgagttTATTGGGGGCCTTACTTATTGTGCAACCTTGTGAGGAATGGTACAACGATATGGATGAAAATATAGACAGTAAAACCATTTATGAATCATGGAAAGATATTTTAAAGAGTAAAGAATTTTATCTACTATGGATCTCACGCCTTGCACTTCCCTTCTTTTCTCTGGTTTGAAACTTAAATAATCTTATTTGGCGTTCTTAtccttttattaattcatttgctACTCAGGTGATTGGAGGATTTTACAAAACCTTTGGACTCACATTTATATATGATGACCATTTTTTATCCATGGTCGGAACCGTATGctctatttttaattgtagTGGGAGACTTTTCTATGGATATTTAATGGATAAATTATCCTACAAAGTTGCCACGTCAATTCAAGCCATTGTACTAACAGTTTTTACATCAACTCTTTACTTCACAAGTCTGTTAGGTGAACAAACCAGTAGTCGGCCATGCCAGGAAATGtcaaagaatgaaatatatttattgaactcCACAATGACGGAGAACGGCATAGATCCTGAACTCTGTGGCTCTCTAGAAACTCCATTAGCTGCCAAAATTACGTTTGCTATCTTgatatggataatattttttacattcccAGGAACATATGCAATGCAACCAGCTGTATGCACACAAACTTTCGGTCAAAAGTAAGATTAATTTTATCAGGGCATTGGGGAttgattacaatttatttttttcaggtaTGGTGGAATGGCCTATTCCTTCCTTTTTACAGGAGATATCCTTAACAACCTCATAGTGGGCATGCTCAGTAAGCCTCTAATTGAAAGTACTGGATTTTTAGGCTTATTTCTGTGTACGTCTGCATGGGGTATTGTGGTCCTAATAGCAACGCAGTTCTATCCCAAATATCCAAGTCCATACAAGAACAATACTCAAACTATGGATATATagaaaagtagtttttttttaatttattgtcacaTTGAAAGTGTTAGTTATTTCTCtctctgtgaaaaaaaaaaaaattaatagtttataagtGAATTTAAAGTGTAAGTGGAGTATCTGAATATAGGCATCCTTCAAGGGATCatacttttgatattaaattggTCCAAGTGCTTTGTTAAGACCGTAGATTCAGTATTGTTCCGTCCCGTTATTCTCAATCCCAATTATTGATGGAGAAGTTACGTAGTTAGTGacgtaaaaatacaaaaggatATTACTCTAAATAAGGGTGAGTCACTTTTCAAGAGGAAAATGAGTACGCTTTGACCAGGTAAACCGCCCCACGAGCAATATGTACAAGGTGAAATATACACGAATCAAATCTAAATCAAAGTGAAACCAAATACAATAAAAGGTAAAGATTACTTATGCAAAAATGATCAAGTCTGGCTCTCGGAAGACGCAACAAATTCAGATTGACCCAATCTGGAATAAAGTATACATTGACTGGaaagataatgaaaataaaacgtTACAAGGTTTTCACCCAAAGTTTTACTTTTGGGAAAGTTTTCGAATTACCATCACTTAAACAGGAAGAGATCAGGCAATTTAAAAACTGCAAGAGTGGAGCGAGATTTGTGAAActctcttttgaaaaaaaaaaaaaccatcaacgTTATAGATAGATTCGAGAATATAGAAGGACAGCTAAAAATCGATGATGGGATTTTCCTCAATATAAGATGATTGGATAATCTTAGAACAACTCAAAGTCTGGGGatgtaatagttaaaaatggTTCTTAAACAACCATAGCATCTCTAAGGGAAGTTATGACGGAGTTTGGTGAGATTACTAGTGAGGTTGACGAGGGCTTATACACAATAACCCCAGAAAATGAGGAAGAGTTGGAGTTCTTGAAAACAATAAACCAAATAAGTCCTGgaagattaaaattttctataaaaccAAACAGGAGATTCCCGTCGATAATTCCTGTGAAAGGAAAAAAGGTCGAATTAATATCTGAAATGCAACAGATATAATGTTTTAGATGCCTGAAATTAGTTCATACTAAGTCAACATGTTCATCACAAAAAAGAACATCCTATATggttttcgaaaaatatttccGAGCTGAGCTAGGTCTGCCCGAGAGAATTGAGGGTGCTAAGGAAAGAAGCGCTATCGAATAAGCTGCCACCTTAGAGGAACATTAGAGTATTGGTGAAGTCAATAATGAACAGATTCAACAGGTCCCAGAGTGTGGAAATCATAGTTTATATCTATCATCACATTCGGATAATAGGATTGACACCAAAACACCAAATATCACTCCACTGAGAGACGATTGGAAAATggttgtaagaaaaaaaaaccagaagtTCCTACCAAGAAATcacaattaattcaaaaaatgctAAAAGGGCATTTTCATCCCCACGGGTAAAAAAATCacgggaaaaaaattaaaagcaaatTCCAATCTGTTTCTAGGAAGTCGGaaagaaaaatgttgaaaaattgacCATTCAAAACCTGAAACTTCTATCTCTGTCTCTATCAATATTTAGATACAACGTCAACTCCAGTACATCTTATGGAAGGgcttcttctatttttaaatatttaaatgcaattcTCGGATGTGGTTGCTCTTGTTGACACTCGTCGTAAAGATAATAATGCTATTTGTCACCTTTTTCGTCAAAATCAcgattattttttgtctacGGGTGTTTCAAATTAATCTCACCTCTCCATAGGAGTTATCCTGCTCCGGTTCTAATTAGTTCTGACAAAAGTGCTAATATCGTCTCTTTGGATTTCAATATCTTGGGGGAGTTGAAGAGAATCTATAATATCTTCTTTTCTAACATAGTGTCCGAGGGGTTAAATTCGAGTTTTATTAATCTAAGGGATCTCAAAGTCACTAGAAATAAGGATACATACTCCATTAACTATAGTGGCGGCTCGTACAACTCTAGAAACCTTCTTGACCTCGAAGCTATAATATACAAGCTCTGTCTTGTAGATACGGGTCTTTTTGGACTCCAAAATAACCCAGGAATGACTttctcaaaggaaaaaaacactCGGAAGAGACAATAAGGAGTAGACtagacattatttttgtttcacctAGGTAAACACCTGGTTGATTTTAGGACTCCCTGGCACTATATATCAGATCCCTCTCCAATCCTTGCTaagttcaaaatagaaaaaatcaagctcacattggaaaaaaacatttcgCTCCTCGAAGATGCTTCTATAGTCCAGGCCATTCAAGAATTGATACGTGAATGCAAGGCTTTACTGGATAGTAACTTTTTATATCCGTGTGATACATTAATGCAAATAGAGagtctatcaaaaaatatatttattggaaagGGCATTAGTGCCACGGCAGAACGAAGGGAATGGGTGGCTAATCTGCAGAGACTCTAAAGCCTCCAAGATAACGGCGCTGATATTAAAGAAGAATTAGAAGATATTCTACGATATGAAGATACAGTAAGAGCTATTAGATTCAAATCAGagctcataaaaaataatataaggtgTTTTCTACACTTTTCTACCCTTGGAAATAAATGTAAAAGctcgagaaaaaaatatctgtgttaagattaaaaaatggttccattattaaaaatcattaatgtattttgagagaaatatttttttttttactcggaGTTATACAAATGTAGAGACTGTAAACAGCGCAGAGCGCATGCCATTTCTACCTAGAATGGAGAAGAGACAGAAAAACGCTCACTGAGGTTGACTTGGACTATGATGCTCTCCCCGAAGTAAATCGGGGTAAACAACTCGGGTTTGGACTCTCCAATTTCTGAAAATGagataattaactttataaaaaattctaatCCTGGACTGTCGGGGTTcccctttgaattttatacaaaatacgtTGACAGATTGGCACCCATCCTGGAGGGTTGCTTCAGGAAATTTGGAAGCTCAGACGTGTATCCAAATTTATGAGTGAAAGCGTATAACTctcattctacaaaaaaaaaaaaaaaaaaaaaaaagataatctgGACATCAATAACTACAGACCAATAGCGCTGTTGAATACTTCCTACAAGATACTAACTGGTATTTTAAATAACAGACTGCTCAAAGTTCTTCCAAAGTTCATCAAATATTCACAGAAAGGGTGTATGAAAAACAGAAGGGCCGAAGATATTCCTCGCTCTATTCAGGACGCCATAGACCATGACCATGCAGCAATGTTCATCCACTTCCAAAAGGCATTTGACTCCGTATGAAACAACTTTGTTCTTTGGCCGCTCAGGGTATACGGCTTCTCACTTGGGGGCATTAACATGATAGCAACGATTTTgagatctaaatatattcaattatattccaaccctgtttgaacattcgtgtgtgctcataaaagacggagcgtaatcctgaggatttgttgcggagatataattgtaagtctttgttggactcagagtagaattggggatcggcattggagtaattctagcaaatgtcattgtttatatcctttttcattcctctcttgtcaaagctgattgtagATTATCGAATGATCtaattgttgatgaaattagattcatgtccattaagtctatttctctattttcggaagtaggaggttccaaataagaagtaaagtatgtatgatcCTGAAGTTGTAGAGAtctttttttacctgaaattcgatataaaaaagttgctagagatttccttaattattaaattttcttagcatCAGCATTGTTGCCCCAATGAAAATGGGTTTGTTGGAGTTTTTGATGAGCCTTAGAACTTTAGGttttagatgtttaaacaatgttggaatggcttgagagttggaattctttatttcttcaaaatgtttagagcacaatcgagaattatattatggtttccaaagattttctttcatttttaggacCCATTACCTTCCAAGGAATTTGTCCcatggaaatgaaaaaagtgtcatCCCCTCAGCTCAAGAACGATTTCTGTAATCCATACTTCTACATTATTCTATTTATGTACCTGCATTTTCATTTGAACCTTCAATAATGTCATAATTACAATCTTGgactgaataaatcaatattaattctgaataaaaaaaagtagtttcgGTAGTTGAAAGTTGAAACTCACTTCTCGCCTCGATCCCCCTTTACAcctaaaaaatatggaatactACTTTGCTCGACAACTCAAGTATTATTAATCTGACATATCCTTAATTTAAGGGGTTccaataaattgttatatacatataatgtgtacaagttgtaacttgcacaaattgaaatttcttcgtcttaaaatgcaatattttatgtcaaaattgaTCATTCTTTGTAGCaactatacatttaatttttcatttcattttaatctattaaaattacatggttattatttatttatgagtaatatgaCTTTGGTCacttgaactttataatgtgccgcagaatacttatattatagtaaattttattaaaataatttataatatccatttttatttaatcagatttttttcaaaaacatataaatatatgtgtttgaATTAGAACTCATCACAGCTCAGCAACAATATCAAAAGATCCTGTTGCCTTTTCAAATGAAACATCAgtttaggaataaaaaaagataattttttatcttcatgaagactaattataagtattaatgacaaaacaattataaattaaattaattaagatttacttcaatataaaatacttagCTATCCTCCATAGTCCCCAGCAATCTTCATTACCCCGCATGATCTAAAGAGCTTAcaccaaaatgaaaaagttcatCATACacctgatttaatatttaagttatgCTAACAAAAGATTAGCATGAATTAAAGTGATATGAAATACCGTGTCCTCACCTAAGAATacttttgttaataatttaaagatacTCAGAAATATAATTCCGTAGAACCTACAAAAATAGATTTCTATATCTTAAAAATCTATTAGTTCTTCAAAAATCTTAAGCTTGTGAAcgttttaatcaaattatatagtCGACTATTTgcaattgatatattaaaataacaaacacagaagggaaatttaatttttttactaatgatatttatacataacagtgatttgaaacaattataaaaataaatactggaTTCGAGTacttaaacagaaaaaaaattaacttaatacGTCAATCATTTATAAAGTTTTCAATCATATATCTgcaattcatctaaaaaaacatcaaaaactgAAGACCCAATCTTATATCTTATCACAAATAGAGACAATGGCGTCCGACTAAGCTATAGACAAAATGTGATACCGCTGGAAGGATCGAGGTGCCAAATGATATGATCCGAcacaagtttataaattaatgccCATCAGAGATATCTCCTGCGGAGAAGattctctttattttcttaGGAAGGTTAGCCAACCAATCGCACAATTTGCTTCAGTTCCAAAGAATATCTCATGTTAATCAACGTTTAAAATAACCTTAGTatgttccaaaaaaagaaaagatatgtATAATTGACTTTCATGAACTCTAGTACAATGTTCCAAATGAATTGTTTTAtgatatttcttcttaaaaattgacgtttgatgagaaaaaaaaaattgaaaattattcagaaaatgacagatattttagtaaatatcaattattttagtgtcatatttatatgcaaacaaatctccagacaaatttctacaaacttttttttatctacgaatccaatattccattggaaatccaaatttttttaacctgaaaaaaaaatgaaactgcaattttcaccgatttcttttttttttgcacgtaacttttttgattttaaataaagttagtAAACGTCTTTATTAGTATAGTTGCTTTTTAAGACGCtgttactttttgatttataactcaaccccctgaCTAGtcagtctccttgagctccaataAGCAGagtttgtgttttgggtatacaATGATACATCCTCCCaccccaaaatatatatatatatatatgggatcTGTACAACCCGTTtatattcacatattttatctctgtaaaaactttataatatatacttaagtCTAGTCTAAATACTAAAGATGTTAACTTCCTTCATTACCACTCACGTGACAAGtctctaattatataattagggAATAGAGAGACAACAATGTTTAACTTATCTGACTCTTTTGAAACATCGTGTATTTGAAAAACACTATTATGAACCATGTTTCAGGCTCCTCCTGGCCAAACTGAGGAAGGCGCAAATCGACACATCTGGAGCGATCTATTTTTTCGATGGGGTAATTATCGGATTGGGATTCGTTCGAGCGAGTATTCGGCATTGTATAGACGGGGTCACCAATGAAGGAAGTTAAGACCTTTAGTATTTAGAGTAAACTGAcgtatacattttataaagttCTTACAgagataaaaaatgtaaatataaacgGGTTGTACGGATCCCACATATATACCACCACTGTCTTAGTCTGACCAGGTACAGATAAATCCGGATAAGAGAATAAATCGCATAAAAGCAtggttgtgcccggttcagtGATTCTTTCATTTCACCGTTTTGggtctcggttcagctttattgTTTTCAGTTCAGGGTccagttcttttttatacaaccCCAGTTTTGGTAAGGGACACTTAAAACAAAGGGAGTCGCTAAAAAAATGGGGCCTAGGAAATGATACTGTATACAAACAGTACCGCAGCTACCTTACACGCAGGGGCCCCGAAAATTAAGGCCGTGATGGGAGGCTAGTATAGGTGCAGGAAGAtaaaaattgaggattgctttcagtctacacaaaaatatacatttaaatagtaCACATGCCTTagctaaaaatgtaatagtgTAGGGGGACTTggtatagtaaagtttgggaatccCTGGCTTTAGAAACATTATAGGGGCCCTACAAGCTTAATAGTGGACCTGGATTCAACATCTACCCCACCCCTTACCTCCTTTATTTACACcatctggtgcctaaaaccacttttcccgATCCATAAGAAACCCTTAGCTATTtagaactcagatacaactctCATCACCCTGgcaacgtaaaaaaaatcattggaaaacgctgtAATTGCacacaaaaactcaaaaaattgactattgattaaagcttatctatttttttataatatatattgtattttctttatatattctataaaggaaaaaagtttttaaaaaggaatatatctaccgcacaagaaccgagaccgataagtaATATATTGAACCTCGGTCCGACTTTGTCGGTTTTGTTTCTATCGGTTCAAGAACCGCAACCGCTAGACCAATAAGGGAACAACTTtggtttaaaaaactttttctgacACAATTATAAAAAAGCAACATGACACACAAAATTCCGAATAAGTGCACCTTTTGGAcgaagaaaatttataaaaattagcaaagaaggatacaaatactttttgaatttcccGAGACTTTTCTTATTGATCTCATCCGTTTATTCCAGCGTTTCTCAAAGTGGGTACTGCGGCACAATGGGGTACTCCCTGACCGTGTTAGAGGTgctgccaaaaaaaaacaccatatttCGACATTTcatccattatttttacataggaaaggataacattttaaatttatgttagattaactaataaataaaattatctgtaAAAATCTGTTTCAAATACCCATGTCATGTGAACTGCCCAACAGAATCAGTATGATTGCAGTGCACATCATCTGGTTTTATCAACTAgtcgtaaatatatattcaatttcacAAAGAAAAAGGAACAATGGATCGTTTTCTAAAGAGAAAAGCCCCGCCAGAATTGGACATGATTGACTGTGAAATGGATCATCACTTCATTTGAGTCCTCCTGCTCTTGTTCTTGTGTTGCTGTATCGCTTGGGTGGTCAAGTTCGTGTTTTTAAAAGGTTaaagttatcattattactttCAGTTCATATTTATGCTCTTCTAAATCAACAGGACATTAGCATTAAGGTCATGCATTGTCAATCTGTATCACATTTGACAATTGTGTaccttgagatttttttgattttttttcaaagaaacgcTGGtctattctattaaatatatgtactttgaaatttaaagtaaatttctGTCGTATTTCTTTATGCAGGTCACCCATGTACATGcacaaaaatgttattcttaTTTCTTTCTTCCCTTCGGATCAGGTCCACCAACATTTTTGCTGTAGCCGAGGAGTTGCTCTTATCCAGATTGGactgtacataaatattatgcatTTGTGTATCATATCTTATCTGTAGTCATTCACTTCTCCCAAGGGTTCTATGATCCTATAGccttcattattatataagtatttcgatatgtttctacaaataaaagaaatatttttaaatttccaataaatgcAATAAGATTGTTCGTAGAGAAGAAACGTATTATTTGAATGGAGAGATAGATATACATTGATAGGTACATATGAATACACAATAGGTAATAATTTTCGCAGAATGAATCAAGTTCCGACTTTAGCAAGTAAGagtaaatagacaaaaaaaattgttttaacttttttttgtttacataaaatcGTCCATTGAGATCTCTGCAGTATTTGTTAGTCCCCTTTTCTTAAAAGCCCTGGCCCGAATACGATTCTCCTCTTCTCTCTCAAATTGCTGTTTGGTTTGAGCCTCAAGTATCTCTTCTAAGGATACCTCACGGAGCTTGGAATTTGCCTCCGATTCTCGTACTTCGTCGATTTCGCCTAATAGAACCTAAGAGACCGACAAAGAGTTTAGTTAGTTAGTAGGGCAAGAAAATAATCTTGATTCCAAAGTGCATCCATGACTCCGTTGACTTACCACATTCTCTCCACGAACTACAAAGATACCTCTCGGAATATCTCCGTAGTCGTTTCCTACATGAATCCTTTCAATGGCTCGATGGAGTACGAGATTCGCATACTGATCCACGGATCGGAGAATACCTATGAGTGTACGTCCATCACGAAGGAGCACCATCAATTTCTTGTCCAATTCCTCCATTATAGAGGCTGTCCCTGGTAGATAGTGGTCCGACATGACGGATACTGgagtatataattgtatatattggAATATAGAACAAGGCGAGTGCTGATGATCGATGGATGTGGATCAGAGATTTAATATTGGACAATGATAGAGAACGCCATCTGTTGATTATTATAGTCcatttttctcttatatgaGGTTCCgttgactattttttctttcatgacgtttcgtcctatttttttattgattcatatTATATTGTGTATAGCTGCgcttttgtacaagttgcaacttgtataagaa
The genomic region above belongs to Lepeophtheirus salmonis chromosome 8, UVic_Lsal_1.4, whole genome shotgun sequence and contains:
- the LOC121123463 gene encoding apicoplast pyruvate carrier 1, producing MKCPFSCIELNKEWKKKTIYGIPIFGLISLFGGILVMLVLGSYYSFGNIMTYMTSYMRQNGSPNITYSDFIVVQSTYGMTQGSTMPVIGYITLNIGENVSILIGSIVFSLGCTLTYITIQKELWMVAATYGFISSIGQNLALIPAITTAIKWFPKNKGLISGVIVSGYGGGSFIFNQIQTNYINPENFLIESSGQDYGYFTNPILLNRLPQLILLLGGIYFFMSLLGALLIVQPCEEWYNDMDENIDSKTIYESWKDILKSKEFYLLWISRLALPFFSLVIGGFYKTFGLTFIYDDHFLSMVGTVCSIFNCSGRLFYGYLMDKLSYKVATSIQAIVLTVFTSTLYFTSLLGEQTSSRPCQEMSKNEIYLLNSTMTENGIDPELCGSLETPLAAKITFAILIWIIFFTFPGTYAMQPAVCTQTFGQKYGGMAYSFLFTGDILNNLIVGMLSKPLIESTGFLGLFLCTSAWGIVVLIATQFYPKYPSPYKNNTQTMDI
- the LSm1 gene encoding U6 snRNA-associated Sm-like protein LSm1 translates to MSDHYLPGTASIMEELDKKLMVLLRDGRTLIGILRSVDQYANLVLHRAIERIHVGNDYGDIPRGIFVVRGENVVLLGEIDEVRESEANSKLREVSLEEILEAQTKQQFEREEENRIRARAFKKRGLTNTAEISMDDFM